The genomic segment GCGCCGGGCCGCAACGAGAAGATGCTCGCCGAACTCGTGCGTCGCTATGGCGCGCGCGTCAGGCCGGTGAAGCTGACCGGCAACGAGAATGACGACCGTGAGCTGATGAAGCGCGCAGTGCCTGCCCCGATCGATTGCGCGTTCGATATCATGCCGCCCTCCGTCGCCACGACGGTGGTGCGCGCCGCGATCATGACGGTGCGGCCCAATGGCCGCGTCGTGCTGATGGGCGGCGTCAACATGCAGGGCGGTCCAGGCCTGGAGCTGCCCTACAACTGGATCATGCGCGAATGCATCACGATCCATGGCGTCTGGATGTATCCGCGCGATTCCGCGGCTCGCCTGATCGCGCTGGTGCGCGCGGGACTGCTCAAGCTGGAGGAGTACGAGACCACGGCCTTCGATCTCGGCCACGCCAATGAAGCCGTGGCGCATGCCGCGGCCAATGGCGGGCCGTTCAAATTGACGGTGATCAGGCCCTGAGCCCTGAGGCGGCGGGTGAGCGCGGTCGTCGATTGTTTTTGGAAGCCCCACCAAGCACTTGGCTACTGTGCATGGGGTTGTTTTCGAAGGTTCTTAGTCGAGTTCGACCACCTGGCCGTGCGACAGCGACACTCGCCGGTCCATGCGGCCGGCGAGTTCCATGTTGTGGGTCGCGATCAGCATCGACACGTGCGTCGCCTTGACCAGCTGCATCAGGGCCTGAAACACGTGCTCGGCGGTGCCGGGGTCGAGATTGCCGGTCGGCTCGTCCGCAAACAGGACGCGCGGCGCATTGGCCACTGCACGGGCGATCGCAACACGCTGCTGCTCGCCGCCCGACAGCTCGGCGGGGCGGTGGGTGATACGGTCGCCGAGCCCGAGATAGCCGAGGATCTCCTTGGCGCGCTTGACGCTCTCGGACTTCTTCAGGCCGCGGATCATCTGCGGCATCATCACGTT from the Bradyrhizobium sp. WBAH42 genome contains:
- a CDS encoding ABC transporter ATP-binding protein → MEQQQGAEDVPVIYLHEIKRQYLQGEVPLTILDGAKLALWAGQSVALVAPSGSGKSTLLHIAGLLEAPDSGEVYVSGAPTSQLPDIERTQLRRTDIGFVYQSHRLLPEFSALENVMMPQMIRGLKKSESVKRAKEILGYLGLGDRITHRPAELSGGEQQRVAIARAVANAPRVLFADEPTGNLDPGTAEHVFQALMQLVKATHVSMLIATHNMELAGRMDRRVSLSHGQVVELD